The window CTTGCCTGAGGCAATCTCATAGGCTCCTGCACGAAACAATTTACGCCAGGTAAATACCTGGTTCGCATTCACATCGTGGGCCCGCGCCACCCGCGACACCGAGGCCCCAGCCATCAAGGATTGTTCGACCACCATGCGTTTGAAATCAATCGAATGTTGCCGATAACCACTGCGCTTAGAGGGAGTAACCGACTCAATATTTGTGTCCATAATTTGAAGTTGTGGGCACAATCGATTTGTACCCTCCAACGCAATCATGCGGACATTTGAGGATTAGGTATAGACGGTTTTGAGCGCACGCTTACTTTGGGATAGTCATTTTGATGCTTGATATTTTGTTGGATGCTGATTGGCTGATGTGTGACGGCGGATTATATGAGGAATGGTTGTACCGGAAATATCGATTGGCTAAATAAATGGCTCAATACATGCAGTAGGTGTGTGTTTTTCTCCGATCCGATTTCGATTCGATTTCGATTGCCCAAAGCAAAAACCCTCCCAGATTTCTCTGGAGGGTTTTCTAATAAAAGCCTGACGATGACCTACTTTCACACTGGTTGCAGCACTATCATCGGCGCAAAGTCGTTTCACGGTCCTGTTCGGGATGGGAAGGGGTGGTACCAACTCGCTATGGTCATCAGGCATAAACTGTAGTGTCATATGTTCCCAATCGGGCAACACACAACGCAATCTAGAAGAAGTAAAGTTTTGTTTCATGTGTTGGGGTAACGAGGGTTTCGTTACCCCAACACTGGGTATGATTGCACTTTTCAGGCAAACACATATCTCATTAGCTTATATATAACCTGCTAAGGTTATAGGGACAAGCCGCACGGGCAATTAGTACTGGTTAGCTTAACGTATTACTACGCTTCCACACCCAGCCTATCAACGTCCTGGTCTCGAACGACCCTTTAGGGGAATCTAGTTCCCGGGAAATATCATCTCAAGGCAAGTTTCCCGCTTAGATGCTTTCAGCGGTTATCTCTTCCGAACTTAGCTACCCGGCAATGCCACTGGCGTGACAACCGGTACACCAGAGGTTCGTCCACTCCGGTCCTCTCGTACTAGGAGCAGCCCCCTTCAAATTTCCAACGCCCACGGCAGATAGGGACCAAACTGTCTCACGACGTTTTAAACCCAGCTCACGTACCACTTTAAATGGCGAACAGCCATACCCTTGGGACCGGCTACAGCCCCAGGATGTGATGAGCCGACATCGAGGTGCCAAACTCCCCCGTCGATATGAACTCTTGGGAGGAATCAGCCTGTTATCCCCAGAGTACCTTTTATCCGTTGAGCGATGGCCCTTCCATACAGAACCACCGGATCACTATGTCCTACTTTCGTACCTGCTCGACTTGTCAGTCTCGCAGTTAAGCACGCTTATGCCATTGCACTACCAGCACGATGTCCGACCGTACCTAGCGTACCTTCGAACTCCTCCGTTACACTTTGGGAGGAGACCGCCCCAGTCAAACTGCCTACCATGCACTGTCCCCGATCCGGATAACGGACCAAGGTTAGAATCTCAAACAAACCAGGGTGGTATTTCAAGGTTGGCTCCACGCAAACTAGCGTTCACGCTTCAAAGCCTCCACCTATCCTACACAGATTGGTTCAAAATTCAATGCAAAGCTACAGTAAAGGTTCATGGGGTCTTTCCGTCTAGCCGCGGGTAGATTGCATCATCACAAACATTTCAACTTCGCTGAGTCTCGGGAGGAGACAGTGTGGCCATCGTTACTCCATTCGTGCAGGTCGGAACTTACCCGACAAGGAATTTCGCTACCTTAGGACCGTTATAGTTACGGCCGCCGTTTACTGGGACTTCAATCAAGAGCTTGCACCCCATCATTTAATCTTCCAGCACCGGGCAGGAGTCACACCATATACGTCCACTTTCGTGTTTGCATAGTGCTGTGTTTTTATTAAACAGTCGCAGCCACCTTTTTATTGCAGCCCTTTCACCCTTCTGGCGCAAGCCAGTCAAGCTACCGGGGCGTACCTTATCCCGAAGTTACGGTACAAATTTGCCGAGTTCCTTCTCCCGAGTTCTCTCAAGCGCCTTAGAATACTCATCTCGCCCACCTGTGTCGGTTTGCGGTACGGTCTCGTGTGACTGAAGCTTAGAGGCTTTTCTTGGAACCACTTCCGATTGCTTCGTGAATAAATTCACTCGTCTCAACCCCTTGAATTACGCTGCCGGATTTGCCTAACAGCCTTCTCTGAGCCAAAAACCGACTATTCCAACAGTCGGACAACCTTCCGCGATCCGTCCCCCCATCGCATCACACGACGGTGCAGGAATATTAACCTGCTTCCCATCAGCTACGCATCTCTGCCTCGCCTTAGGGCCGACTCACCCTGCTCCGATGAACGTTGAACAGGAAACCTTGGGCTTACGGCGTGGAGGCTTTTCACCCCCATTATCGCTACTCATGTCAGCATTCGCACTTCTGATACCTCCAGCATCCTTTACAAGACACCTTCGCAGGCTTACAGAACGCTCTCCTACCATATCAATAAATTGATATCCGCAGCTTCGGTGACTGGCTTAGCCCCGTTACATCTTCCGCGCAGGACGACTCGATCAGTGAGCTATTACGCTTTCTTTAAAGGATGGCTGCTTCTAAGCCAACCTCCTGACTGTTTTAGCCTTCCCACTTCGTTTGCCACTTAGCCAATCTTTGGGACCTTAGCTGGCGGTCTGGGTTGTTTCCCTCTTGACGTCGGACGTTAGCACCCGGCGTCTGTCTCCCAAGCTCGCACTCATCGGTATTCGGAGTTTGCAATGGTTGGTAAGTCGCAATGACCCCCTAGCCATAACAGTGCTCTACCC is drawn from Glaciimonas sp. PCH181 and contains these coding sequences:
- a CDS encoding transposase, with the translated sequence MDTNIESVTPSKRSGYRQHSIDFKRMVVEQSLMAGASVSRVARAHDVNANQVFTWRKLFRAGAYEIASGKSVKLLPVVLGDPRQPSPAKPVFTTLHRPA